The Roseibium sp. Sym1 nucleotide sequence CAGCCGGAGCGATACCATATGGCACTGAGAACAAAGGGAAATCGCGAAACTTGGGGGGCTTGTGTCAGGCTGCCAGGGATCCGATGAACGGGAGCCCTTCCTGTTTCACCGCGCGAATGGCGTCGATTTCGTGGTGGGAATCCGGTCTCTAAAGCCGCAGGCGTCAGTATGCCGTTGTCCGCTTTAGCAGCCTCAGCCCGCTTGCTCCCCAGCCGAATCGCTGCGCAACGGGGCTGCCCTCGTCCGCATTGAAGGCCTCGATCGCCGAAGCGGTTTCCTCTTCATTGCTGTGAACGATCAGAAGCCAGTGATCCCGCGAAGCAGCATTGTTCAGGTCTTCGCGTCTTGTGGCTGCCGTGAACGCCTCCGGGTCGCGCAGGTAATAGGCGAGGGCAGGTGCCGCAAACCCCTTGTAGAGCACCAGACGGTCCTCCGGCTGACGGATTGACTTGTAGTCCTCGACAATCAGGCGCCACTCGGGCCGGATCTTTTCCGTCAGTGTGAACCTGAGTTCCGGATAGGACAGGAACACGGCTGCCGCCAGCACGGCGATTGGCGCGAATACCGGGTGAAGGCGCTGCGCAACCGCGGCGGCCAGCAGCAGAAGGCCCGGCCAGGCGGCAATCAGGTAGCGGTCGAACAGGATTGGCTGAACGAGGACGGAATAGAGATAGGCGAGTAGCGGCGGGCCGAGAGCATAGGCGGCGCACACGAGGTTTGCCTGGCGCATGAAGGTGGTGGCGCTATCCTTGTCTTTGCGCGGCAGGAGCGCCAGCAGGCAGACGAGCGCCATCGCCGACAGAAGCCAGAACAGGGTCAGAGATCCGGATATGCTGAACACCATCCCTTTCAGGAAAGGAAGATCCGGATAGGCGATCCAGAAGCCTTCCTCCGCGACCGAGCGCGCACGGTTCGCCAATATGATCAGCCAGGGAACAAACAGGAGCGTGCTGCCGGCCATGGCAAGGCATGCCCGGAACGCATTTGACCCCCGGATCGGTTTCTTGCGGAGGAAATCCAGGAATACGATGCCGGCGCAGACCAGTCCCACCGGGGCAAATCCCAGCAGGGCATAGATATGGCTGTAGAGAAACAACGCCCCGGCGACCACGAGTGCAAGCAGCCAGCGGCCGGAAGGATGCTGCAGCACCTTCAGCGTCGCCAGAAGAAAGAACAGGCCGGTTGCCGCCAGCAGCGCATACATGCGCGCTTCGGTCGAATACCAGATGTGGAACGGAGAGACCGCGAGCAGCGCGGTGGCCAGCAACCCGGCGGGTCGTCCGGCCAGCATCATGCCGATGGGATACATCAGCAATACGGCGGCGACACCGAGCACAGCAGACGGCAGCCGGAGAGCGGTTTCGCTGTCACCCAGCACCGGCATGGATGCCCAGAGGAGGACATTGTGCAGCGGCGGATAGTTGTCTCCGGCAACGGATCTCAACAGCGCGCCGAAACTCCCGCTGGACTGGCTCCAGCTGACGGCCTCGTCATACCAGAGGCTGGTCCGGTCGAGGTCGTGCACTCTGAGCAGGGCGGCAACAATCAGCAGGAGTAGCAGGAGCAGAACAGGGACCATGTGCCTGGCCCGAAACCCCTCTAGATCATGTTTCCGCAATTCCCGTCCCTCCGCCTGGTTGCGCAAACGCTAGCCAATGACCCGGACAGAAGAAAGAAACTTTCGTAGAGAAAGCTATAATCACAATTTATCGATAAATTGTTGATGTTTTCGGATTTTGAGTCTACTCTTTTCGAAGATGCGCTCCCAAAGGGGCCGAAAGAACGCACCTGGAGGCGCATCCCGACGGGCAAGACCCGCTTCCTAGAGGAGACTATCATGCTGCAATCACGTATTCTGACCCGCGCCGGCCTGAGCCTGGCAGCTGCCGCCGCCTTCAGCCTCGCAGGCTTTACCGCTGCATCCGCCGAAACCAAGTGGGACATGCCGACTCCCTATGGTGACGGCAACTTCCATACCCAGAACATCGCCGCCTTCGCTGACGAAGTGAAGGAAAAGACGGGCGGTTCCCTGGTGATCCAGATTCATTCCGCCGGCTCGCTGTTCAAGCATCCTGAAATCAAGAATGCCGTGCGCAAGGGCCTCGCGCCGATCGGCGAAGTGCTCGTGTCGCGCCTCTCCAACGAAGACCCTGTCTTCGGCGTCGACTCCGTGCCGTTCCTGGCGCCCTCCTACGACCAGGCCTGGAAGCTCTACCAGGCAGCCAAACCGGCCATGGAAGAAAAGCTCGGCGAACAGGGCCTTCAGCTTCTCTACTCCGTGCCGTGGCCGCCCCAGGGCATCTATGCCAAGAAGGAGGTTTCCGAAATCGGTGACCTCAGCGGTCTGAAGATCCGCGCCTACAACGCGGCAACCGAGCGCCTGGCCATTCTTGCCGGCGGCGTGACGGCTCAGATCGAAGCCCCGGACATTCCGACCGCTTTCTCGACCGGTCGTGTCGATGCCATGATTACCTCGCCTTCCACCGGTGCCAACTCCAAGGCATGGGACTTTGTGAGCCACTATCACGACACGCAGGCCTGGCTGCCGAAAAACATGGTGTTCGTCAACAAGTCCGCCTTCGATGCCCTGAGCGATGCGGAAAAAGCGGCCGTTCTCGAAGCTGCGGCAACTGCTGAAAAGCGCGGTTGGGAAGCCTCCAAGGTGGAAACCAAGTCGAAGACGGAAGTTCTGGCCGAAAACGGCATCACTGTCGTCCAGCCGTCCAGCAAGCTGATCGAGGAACTTGCGGCTATCGGTGAAACCATGGCCGCCGAGTGGCAGGCCGAAGCCGGCGATACCGGCGCGGCCGTCCTCGAAGCCTACAAGAACTGAAACAACGACGCCGGGCCAAATGCCCGGCGTCTTCTTATCAGTTGCTGAAAGCAAGCGTGACCCGGACCAAACTACCTGGCGGCAGTCTCAGGACCGCGTGCAAGGTGGATGACAAAAGGCGTTTCTTCGGTCATCCCGGGACCTTCGCCACCTGCCTGAAGGCCTACGACCGCCGCTGGTGAAGGACGATGCATGCGCTGCCCCGACGGCAGGCGATTGCGGACCGGTCGAACGATCAACTACACATAAAACTTGCTCATACCGGTGGGGGAAGCCGATGCGAAAGGCTTTGAATACTCTCTATCAGGCGGCCACGGCCCTTGCCGCATGCTGTCTGCTAATCATCGCCACGCTCGTAGCGCTGCAGGTGCTCGGTCGTATTGTCGATTACCTGATGACATCTGCGGGGCTTGAACCGTTCAGGTTTCAGGTGCCATCGCTTGCCGAAATCGCCGGTTTCCTGCTTGTCGGGGCGTCCTTTCTGGCTCTGGCGGGAACGCTGCGCAACAACGACCACATTCGCGTGTCCATGCTGCTTCAGGCGGTTCCCGCCGGGGTGGCGCGCCTTCTCAACATCTGGGTAATTGCGATCGCCTTTGCACTGGCGTCGTTTTTCACTTGGAACGCGGCTCAGCTTGCACTCGACAGCTACAAGTTCAGCGAAACGTCCTACGGCGTCATTCCTGTTCCATTGGTCTACCCGCAAGCGGTGATGACCCTCGGACTGCTGGTCTTCACCATTTCCCTGCTCGATGATCTGATCGTTGCGCTGACTGGTCGGGAACCGAGTTTCGAAACGGTCGTCAAGGCCGACGCGATCGAGGGGAAAGAATAATGGACCTCTCTGTGATCGCCATATTGCTGGGTCTGGGAATGCTGGCGGCGCTGGCCACCGGGATCTGGGTAGCCGTGGCACTTTTCTCCGTTGCGCTGGCTGCGATGATCTTGCTGGTTTCCGTGCCCGCCGGCACCGTCATGGCCACCACGGTCTGGGGAGCCGCCAATTCCTGGGACCTGACGGCCCTGCCGATGTTCATCTGGATGGGCGAGATCCTGTTCCGGTCACGTCTGTCGGAGGACATGTTCGCCGGCCTGTCGCCATGGATGCGCAATCTGCCGGGCCGGCTGCTCCACGTGAACATTCTCGGTTGCGGCATCTTTGCGGCCGTTTCCGGTTCGTCGGCGGCCACGACCGCCACCATCGGCCGCATGTCGCTGCCGGAACTGAAGCAACGCGGTTATGACGAGCGCATGGCGATCGGCACGCTCGCGGGATCGGGCACGCTGGGCCTGCTGATCCCGCCGTCGATCATCCTGATCGTCTACGGCGCGGCAACCGAGCAGTCGATCGCACGTTTGTTCATGGCCGGTGTTCTGCCCGGTGCTATGCTGTGTGTTCTCTTCATGGGCTATGTTGCGATCTGGGCCCTCTTGAACAGGCAGAAGATGCCCGCGCAGGAAGACACCATGCCCTATGGGGCAAGGCTCCGGGCGACCCTGCGGCTGCTTCCGGTCATTGGCCTGATCATCGGCATCATCGGATCCATCTATGCCGGGCTTGCCTCGCCGACCGAGGCTGCCGCCATCGGCGTGATGCTGTCCCTGCTGCTTTCCTGGGCGAGCGGTACACTCAACCGGCAGAGCTTTACGGAAGCGCTGATGGGCGCAACCCGAACCTCCTGCATGATCGCGTTCATCCTGGCCGGAGCGGCTTTCCTGACCGTGGCCATGGGCTATACCGGCATCCCGCGGGAACTGGCGGCCTGGATCGGCTCCATGAACCTTTCGCCCTACGCGTTGCTGATCGCGCTGACGCTGTTCTTCGTCGTGCTGGGCTGCTTCCTGGATGGAATCTCGGTCGTGGTTCTGACCACCTCGGTCATCCTGCCCATGGTCGAGCAGGCCGGCATGGACCTGATCTGGTTCGGCATCTACCTGGTTCTGGTGGTGGAAATGAGCCAGATCACGCCGCCGGTCGGCTTCAACCTGTTCGTTTTGCAGGGCATGACCGGGTACAACATCTTCAAGGTCGCGAAGATGGCCCTGCCATTCTTCCTGCTGATGATCGTGGCTATTGTGCTGATCGTGGCGTTCCCGGATCTGGCCCTCTGGCTTCCGCAGGCCATGCAGGGCGGATAGCGCAACTTGCGTTCGGCCTCGGTCCGGACTAAGTGCTCTGAACTTGAATGTCCGCCTGGCACGTGCAATCCAAACGGAGCGCATGTGCCGGGTGGTTTCGCCAATCGTTCTGGAGACTGGATGTGACCGACAAGACGGAAAAGAATGCCGAACTTCCCATCGGTCCTGTCGTCTCGGCCGCGCACCTGGCATCCGGTGCCATGCCGGCGCTCTCGGAGATCGAGTTCGCCGTGACGATGATGGTCAATGCCTATCACCGCTGGATGGTGCGTTGCATGGCAGCCAGCGGCTCGGAAGGCCTGGGCCCGCTTGATGTGCTTGTGCTGCATTCGGTCAATCATCGGGGCCGCGCCAAGACCCTGTCCGACATCTGCCTGGTGCTCAACATCGAGGACACCCACACGGTGACCTACGCCCTGAAGAAGCTTGAAAAGGCGGGACTGATTTCGTCCGGGCGCCGGGGCAAGGAAAAGACCGCGGAAATCACGTCTGAGGGGGAAACGGCCTGCCTGGAATACAGGCGCCTGCGGGAAGCCCTTCTGGTGAAGCCGATGAAGGCGCTGGGCCTTGATGAGGGCGAATTGTCCAGGCTGGCCGCGACGCTGCGTCTTGTTTCCGGCAATTACGACCAGGCCGCCAGGGCCGCTGCCGCCATGTAGCCGTTCGAGTGCGGGGCATCCTTTTTGCGTTGTATGCTACAAGATTTCTTGTAGTATCGAATTATGAAGGATCAGGATGCCATTGCCGTGCTCGGCGCGCTCGCACAGGATGATCGTCTGTCGGCGTTCCGGTTGCTGATGAGCGCGGGACCGCGGGGCATGCCGTCCGGAACCATCGCCGAGCGCCTCGATATTCCTCCGACCCGCATGTCGTTTCATCTGACGACCCTGGAACGTGCCGGTTTGCTCAGCACACGCAGGGACGGACGGCACATCCACTATGCGGTCGACCATGAGAGGATGAGGCATCTGCTCGCCTTTTTGGTCGAGGACTGCTGTGGCAACAATCCCGCTGTTTGCGGCTTCCCATCAGACGTATTTTCCAAGCCTGCGGGCTTTAGACAGGACACAACCATGACCATCACCATCTACCACAATCCCAAATGCGGCACGTCCCGCAACACGCTGGAAATGATCCGCAGGACCGGCGAGGAACCGAAGGTCATCGAATACCTGAAGACACCTCCAGGCCGGGACGAGCTGGTCGACCTGATCGGCCGCATGGGGATTTCCGTGCGCGATTTGCTGAGGCAGAAGGGGACGCCCTACGACGACCTGGGACTTGGCGAGGACAAATGGTCGGACGACGAGCTGATCGACTTCATGGTGGAGCATCCCATCCTGATCAACCGGCCGATCGTTGTCTCGGACAAGGGCGTGCGCCTGTGCCGGCCGTCTGAAAGGGTCATGGATCTCCTGCCGGGCGATATCGGTTCCTTCACCAAGGAAGACGGCGAGGTCGTCGCTTCAGGGTCTGCAAATGGGTGACGCAGAATTGGATCTGAGCGGCCTGAGGAATGTTTCCCCGGAGGACCTGCGGCCGATAACCGGCGAACGTGTGCAGGCACCGGACGATCTTTCCCATCCGCCGCGCATCCTGTTGCTGTACGGATCCTTGCGCGAACGGTCCTACAGCCGCTTTCTGGTTCTCGAGGCACAGCGCCTTCTTGAGGCCTTCGGAGCGGAGACGCGGATCTTCGACCCTGCGGGACTGCCTTTGCCGGACGACACCGGCGCCGACCATCCCAAGGTCGTGGAACTGCGGGAAATGTGTGCCTGGTCAGAAGGTCAGGTCTGGTGCTCCCCGGAACGGCACGGAGCCATGACGGGCGTGATGAAATCGCAGATCGACTGGATCCCGCTCAGCGTCGGCGCCATTCGTCCGACGCAGGGAAAGACACTCGCGCTGATGCAGGTTTCGGGCGGGTCGCAGTCCTTCAATGCCGTCAACCAGATGCGTGTCCTCGGTCGCTGGATGCGCATGGTGACCGTTCCCAACCAGTCTTCGGTGCCCAAGGCCTACCAGGAATTCGAGGACGACGGCCGCATGAAGCCATCCGCGCTCTATGATCGTGTCGTGGATGTCATGGAAGAGCTGATGAAATTCACGCTTCTGGTGCGCGGCCGGTCCGAGCATCTGGTCGACCGTTATTCGGAACGCAAGGCGGATCGCCTGAAGCAGCAGGAGGCGCGCGAATCCGTCCTCGAGGCAAGCAATTGACGTCTGCTCGGCTCAGCCTGTCG carries:
- a CDS encoding winged helix DNA-binding protein encodes the protein MPALSEIEFAVTMMVNAYHRWMVRCMAASGSEGLGPLDVLVLHSVNHRGRAKTLSDICLVLNIEDTHTVTYALKKLEKAGLISSGRRGKEKTAEITSEGETACLEYRRLREALLVKPMKALGLDEGELSRLAATLRLVSGNYDQAARAAAAM
- the arsC gene encoding arsenate reductase (glutaredoxin) (This arsenate reductase requires both glutathione and glutaredoxin to convert arsenate to arsenite, after which the efflux transporter formed by ArsA and ArsB can extrude the arsenite from the cell, providing resistance.); the encoded protein is MTITIYHNPKCGTSRNTLEMIRRTGEEPKVIEYLKTPPGRDELVDLIGRMGISVRDLLRQKGTPYDDLGLGEDKWSDDELIDFMVEHPILINRPIVVSDKGVRLCRPSERVMDLLPGDIGSFTKEDGEVVASGSANG
- a CDS encoding glycosyltransferase family 39 protein, which translates into the protein MVPVLLLLLLLIVAALLRVHDLDRTSLWYDEAVSWSQSSGSFGALLRSVAGDNYPPLHNVLLWASMPVLGDSETALRLPSAVLGVAAVLLMYPIGMMLAGRPAGLLATALLAVSPFHIWYSTEARMYALLAATGLFFLLATLKVLQHPSGRWLLALVVAGALFLYSHIYALLGFAPVGLVCAGIVFLDFLRKKPIRGSNAFRACLAMAGSTLLFVPWLIILANRARSVAEEGFWIAYPDLPFLKGMVFSISGSLTLFWLLSAMALVCLLALLPRKDKDSATTFMRQANLVCAAYALGPPLLAYLYSVLVQPILFDRYLIAAWPGLLLLAAAVAQRLHPVFAPIAVLAAAVFLSYPELRFTLTEKIRPEWRLIVEDYKSIRQPEDRLVLYKGFAAPALAYYLRDPEAFTAATRREDLNNAASRDHWLLIVHSNEEETASAIEAFNADEGSPVAQRFGWGASGLRLLKRTTAY
- a CDS encoding TRAP transporter small permease, with the protein product MRKALNTLYQAATALAACCLLIIATLVALQVLGRIVDYLMTSAGLEPFRFQVPSLAEIAGFLLVGASFLALAGTLRNNDHIRVSMLLQAVPAGVARLLNIWVIAIAFALASFFTWNAAQLALDSYKFSETSYGVIPVPLVYPQAVMTLGLLVFTISLLDDLIVALTGREPSFETVVKADAIEGKE
- a CDS encoding TRAP transporter large permease yields the protein MDLSVIAILLGLGMLAALATGIWVAVALFSVALAAMILLVSVPAGTVMATTVWGAANSWDLTALPMFIWMGEILFRSRLSEDMFAGLSPWMRNLPGRLLHVNILGCGIFAAVSGSSAATTATIGRMSLPELKQRGYDERMAIGTLAGSGTLGLLIPPSIILIVYGAATEQSIARLFMAGVLPGAMLCVLFMGYVAIWALLNRQKMPAQEDTMPYGARLRATLRLLPVIGLIIGIIGSIYAGLASPTEAAAIGVMLSLLLSWASGTLNRQSFTEALMGATRTSCMIAFILAGAAFLTVAMGYTGIPRELAAWIGSMNLSPYALLIALTLFFVVLGCFLDGISVVVLTTSVILPMVEQAGMDLIWFGIYLVLVVEMSQITPPVGFNLFVLQGMTGYNIFKVAKMALPFFLLMIVAIVLIVAFPDLALWLPQAMQGG
- a CDS encoding TRAP transporter substrate-binding protein, with protein sequence MLQSRILTRAGLSLAAAAAFSLAGFTAASAETKWDMPTPYGDGNFHTQNIAAFADEVKEKTGGSLVIQIHSAGSLFKHPEIKNAVRKGLAPIGEVLVSRLSNEDPVFGVDSVPFLAPSYDQAWKLYQAAKPAMEEKLGEQGLQLLYSVPWPPQGIYAKKEVSEIGDLSGLKIRAYNAATERLAILAGGVTAQIEAPDIPTAFSTGRVDAMITSPSTGANSKAWDFVSHYHDTQAWLPKNMVFVNKSAFDALSDAEKAAVLEAAATAEKRGWEASKVETKSKTEVLAENGITVVQPSSKLIEELAAIGETMAAEWQAEAGDTGAAVLEAYKN
- the arsH gene encoding arsenical resistance protein ArsH — translated: MGDAELDLSGLRNVSPEDLRPITGERVQAPDDLSHPPRILLLYGSLRERSYSRFLVLEAQRLLEAFGAETRIFDPAGLPLPDDTGADHPKVVELREMCAWSEGQVWCSPERHGAMTGVMKSQIDWIPLSVGAIRPTQGKTLALMQVSGGSQSFNAVNQMRVLGRWMRMVTVPNQSSVPKAYQEFEDDGRMKPSALYDRVVDVMEELMKFTLLVRGRSEHLVDRYSERKADRLKQQEARESVLEASN